The proteins below come from a single Eucalyptus grandis isolate ANBG69807.140 chromosome 3, ASM1654582v1, whole genome shotgun sequence genomic window:
- the LOC108958164 gene encoding disease resistance protein RUN1-like — protein MGSLSFDHWGLEGNGTATNLEITSGGDCVSLSAVSSGSIEATKEPVHKPTEILEMMITAKVRLVRCPGCRQVLPESTDFPVYQCGGCGAILQAKRKVQASDCSSEESYHSSEESDHKRIRRISKISENLSEKATANLCSTSAWDIKPDVGSLSFDRRGLEGNGTATYLEILSVGDCVSLSAVSSGSIEATKEPVHKPTEILEMTITAKVRLVSRPRCKTLLPESADFPIYQCGGCGAILQSKRKVQASDCLSEESDHKRIRGISKISENLSEKATANLCSTSAWDIKPDVGSLSFDRSSLEGNGTATNLEITYGGDCVSLSAVSSGSIEATKEPVHKSTQIPEMTMLHFDGVTSSTSMSSGYDYDVFLSFRGPDTRSGITNFLYTTLLGAKIHTFKDAEELRVGEEFGPELLEAIRQSKIAIPIFSKGYASSKWCLNELVQMVQCSKKSRQKIMPIFYDVTPAEVRHQIGSYEEAFLLHEKNFGVIISEWKAALNHVAHLKGWDNLKNDRGEGELVDKIVQEIIEELKTPNLLGADCLVGVEHHVNKIDRMLCGDSEDLKILGIYGMGGVGKTTLAKIIYSRLSNHFEACCFLSGVKETSQLKGVECLQNQLLSDILKRDWPNISNVEYGIKTINDTLRGKKVLVLLDDVDERIHLNALMGRPVWFGKGSILIITSRNMEVFNVPEVCCTYELTGMDFSQSLQLFCKHAFRRDHPLEGYATLSNEVVKMTGGLPLALEVIGLQLFGKSTDFWDVTLQKLEKVPHREVQSKLKVSYDALDYRQKKIFLDIACSYIGCDKGTVLQKWTSDLFPGEALQVLQQRSLIKIGEDNKLWMHPQLRDLGRDIVCQKHNKEL, from the exons ATGGGATCTTTGAGTTTTGATCACTGGGGTTTGGAGGGAAATGGTACAGCAACCAACTTGGAAATAACTTCTGGTGGGGACTGTGTATCCTTATCCGCTGTTAGCAGTGGCAGTATAGAAGCCACAAAGGAACCTGTCCATAAACCAACAGAAATCCTTGAAATGATGATCACGGCGAAAGTTCGGCTGGTTAGGTGTCCCGGGTGCAGGCAGGTGTTGCCGGAGTCCACTGACTTCCCTGTTTACCAGTGTGGTGGTTGCGGAGCTATTCTTCAGG CAAAACGTAAAGTCCAGGCATCTGATTGTTCATCTGAGGAGTCTTATCACTCATCTGAGGAGTCTGATCACAAAAGGATTAGAAGGATTTCCAAAATATCTGAGAATCTCTCAGAAAAAGCAACAGCCAACTTGTGCAGCACTTCTGCTTGGGATATAAAACCTGATGTGGGATCTTTGAGTTTTGATCGCAGGGGTTTGGAGGGAAATGGTACAGCAACCTACTTGGAAATACTTTCTGTTGGGGACTGTGTATCCTTATCCGCTGTTAGCAGTGGCAGTATAGAAGCCACAAAGGAACCTGTCCATAAACCAACAGAAATCCTTGAAATGACGATCACGGCGAAAGTTAGGCTGGTTAGTCGTCCCAGGTGCAAGACTCTGTTGCCGGAGTCTGCTGACTTCCCTATTTACCAGTGTGGTGGTTGCGGAGCTATTCTTCAGT CAAAACGTAAAGTCCAGGCATCTGATTGCTTATCTGAGGAGTCTGATCACAAAAGGATTAGAGGGATTTCCAAAATATCTGAGAATCTCTCAGAAAAAGCAACAGCCAACTTGTGCAGCACTTCTGCTTGGGATATAAAACCTGATGTGGGATCTTTGAGTTTTGATCGCAGCAGTTTGGAGGGAAATGGTACAGCAACCAACTTGGAAATAACTTATGGTGGGGACTGTGTATCCTTATCCGCTGTTAGTAGTGGCAGTATAGAAGCCACAAAGGAACCTGTCCATAAATCAACACAAATCCCTGAAATGACGATGCTGCATTTCGATGGCGTAACATCATCAACCTCCATGTCATCTGGATATGACTATGATGTCTTCCTGAGTTTTAGAGGACCTGATACTCGCTCAGGCATTACAAATTTCCTCTATACCACGTTGTTAGGTGCTAAAATTCACACATTTAAGGATGCTGAAGAGCTCCGAGTTGGAGAGGAGTTTGGTCCCGAGTTGCTCGAAGCTATCAGGCAATCAAAAATTGCAATTCCCATCTTTTCCAAGGGCTACGCCTCTAGTAAATGGTGTCTAAATGAGTTGGTCCAAATGGTACAGTGTAGTAAAAAAAGCAGACAGAAGATTatgcccattttttatgatgttaCTCCAGCAGAGGTTCGTCATCAAATTGGATCTTATGAAGAAGCCTTTCTTTTGCATGAGAAGAACTTCGGTGTAATAATCAGTGAGTGGAAAGCTGCTCTCAACCATGTTGCGCATCTAAAAGGATGGGACAATTTGAAGAACGATAG AGGTGAAGGAGAACTGGTAGACAAGATTGTCCAGGAGATTATAGAGGAGTTGAAAACGCCTAATCTATTGGGGGCAGACTGCTTGGTCGGAGTTGAACATCATGTGAACAAAATTGATAGAATGCTGTGTGGTGATTCAGAGGATTTAAAAATTCTCGGAATCTATGGTATGGGAGGTGTAGGGAAGACTACTCTTGCCAAAATCATCTACAGCCGGTTGTCAAATCATTTTGAAGCTTGTTGCTTTCTTTCTGGTGTCAAAGAAACTTCCCAGCTAAAAGGCGTCGAGTGTTTGCAGAATCAGCTACTCTCTGATATCCTGAAAAGAGACTGGCCGAACATTAGTAATGTTGAATATGGAATCAAGACAATAAATGACACGTTGCGTGGCAAAAAGGTTTTGGTTCtacttgatgatgttgatgaaaGGATTCATCTGAATGCACTTATGGGAAGGCCAGTGTGGTTCGGAAAAGGAAGTATATTAATTATCACCAGTAGAAACATGGAAGTATTCAATGTCCCTGAGGTTTGTTGTACATATGAGCTTACTGGAATGGACTTTAGtcaatctcttcaacttttttgCAAACATGCTTTTAGAAGAGATCATCCTTTGGAAGGATATGCTACTCTCTCCAATGAAGTGGTAAAAATGACAGGAGGTCTTCCTCTTGCTCTTGAGGTTATAGGTTTACAACTATTTGGTAAAAGCACAGATTTTTGGGATGTTACAttacagaaattggaaaagGTTCCTCATAGGGAAGTTCAGAGCAAGTTGAAAGTAAGTTACGATGCTTTGGATTATCGGCAAaagaagatttttcttgatatagcCTGTTCCTATATTGGATGTGATAAAGGGACTGTGCTTCAAAAGTGGACTTCTGATCTCTTCCCAGGTGAAGCTCTTCAAGTACTTCAGCAGAGGTCTTTGATAAAAATTGGAGAAGACAATAAGCTATGGATGCATCCTCAGCTAAGAGACCTCGGTAGAGATATTGTTTGCCAAAAACATAACAAGGAATTATAG